Below is a window of Halomonas sp. Bachu 37 DNA.
GCCGCTCCGTCATGCCCATCAACTGGACCATTGCCACGCTGGCCTCGCCCCTAGGCCAGCGCGGTGGCCGGTCAGGCGTCAGGACGCCTGTCGCCCTCGAGGATATTGGCGACGAAGACGGCCTTGCCGTACGTCTCGAACGACCACTTCATGACCTCCCCCAGCGCTGCCATGACGGCATCGACCTCCCCGAAGACCTGGGTGCTCATGCGGTTGGGGTAAACCTCCAGTTCACTTTGTCGTTGCAGACATTTCACTACTTCACGCACGGCAGGTTTGAAATCATCGCTCAAGGGGTAATAGCTGAGCTGGACGGAGAGATACATAGTCACACTCCTGATAGGCAATTAGCTGGCTCTGTGTCGCCACTCGGTCAATTGAATCGCCGCCACGTTTCCAGGATGGCGGCTCGAGTTTCCTGGGGCTGCTCCATGGGAAACATGTGGGTTCCCGGCACCATGCTGATTTCAAGCCCCCTTCGCCGCAGACGCTGGATGCGGCTCGGCGTCAGCAGGTGCGATTCGCTCCCCGCCACCACATGCAGGGGCACATTGACGCGCTGGGGCAGCCGCGACAGGTGATCCGGTAAATGACGGAATATCTC
It encodes the following:
- a CDS encoding thiamine-binding protein, with protein sequence MYLSVQLSYYPLSDDFKPAVREVVKCLQRQSELEVYPNRMSTQVFGEVDAVMAALGEVMKWSFETYGKAVFVANILEGDRRPDA